The proteins below come from a single Oryzias latipes chromosome 14, ASM223467v1 genomic window:
- the sssca1 gene encoding Sjoegren syndrome/scleroderma autoantigen 1 isoform X1: MALNGDDEDYEWEPPTEAEMKVIQARRERQDKISRLMGDYLLKGYKMLGDCCDACGTILLQDRQQKNYCVSCQEMDSDIDKDNPALNAQAALSQVRERQLAAQTPEVNDGPSSSSSSSTQASGSVPQPRPEHCEGAAAGGRTPLPPPAVPPPSAPVPATPLPSARPPAPPQSSVFSPVLQDAEEAVLTKLRWATAQLQSSASLEASIQLCSLISSCANSLRSLKELSQ; the protein is encoded by the exons ATGGCTTTGAATGGAG atgatgaagactATGAGTGGGAACCTCCAACAGAGGCTGAGATGAAGGTGATTCAAGCTCGCAGGGAGCGGCAAGACAAGATCAGCCGGCTGATGGGGGATTACCTTCTGAAAGGCTACAAAATGCTGGGGGACTGCTGCGATGCGTGTGGG ACTATTCTTCTTCAGGACAGACAGCAGAAAAACTATTGTGTCTCCTGTCAGGAGATGGACTCTGACATTGACAAGGATAATCCAG CTCTGAACGCACAAGCAGCTCTGTCTCAAGTCAGAGAAAGGCAGCTTGCGGCACAGACACCTGAAGTTAATGACggtcccagcagcagcagcagcagcagcactcaAGCCAGCGGCTCAGTTCCTCAGCCACGACCAGAGCACTGCgagggagcagctgcaggggggcgaactcctcttcctcctccagctgtgcctcctccttcagctcctgtTCCCGCCACACCTCTACCATCTGCTcgccccccagcccccccacaGAGCTCCGTCTTCAGCCCGGTGTTGCAAGACGCCGAGGAGGCTGTTCTCACGAAACTTCGCTGGGCCACCGCCCAGCTTCAGAGTTCGGCATCTCTGGAGGCCAGCATCCAGCTCTGCAGCCTCATCAGCAGCTGTGCCAACTCCCTGCGCAGCCTCAAGGAGCTTAGCCAGTAA
- the sssca1 gene encoding Sjoegren syndrome/scleroderma autoantigen 1 isoform X2: MKVIQARRERQDKISRLMGDYLLKGYKMLGDCCDACGTILLQDRQQKNYCVSCQEMDSDIDKDNPALNAQAALSQVRERQLAAQTPEVNDGPSSSSSSSTQASGSVPQPRPEHCEGAAAGGRTPLPPPAVPPPSAPVPATPLPSARPPAPPQSSVFSPVLQDAEEAVLTKLRWATAQLQSSASLEASIQLCSLISSCANSLRSLKELSQ, translated from the exons ATGAAGGTGATTCAAGCTCGCAGGGAGCGGCAAGACAAGATCAGCCGGCTGATGGGGGATTACCTTCTGAAAGGCTACAAAATGCTGGGGGACTGCTGCGATGCGTGTGGG ACTATTCTTCTTCAGGACAGACAGCAGAAAAACTATTGTGTCTCCTGTCAGGAGATGGACTCTGACATTGACAAGGATAATCCAG CTCTGAACGCACAAGCAGCTCTGTCTCAAGTCAGAGAAAGGCAGCTTGCGGCACAGACACCTGAAGTTAATGACggtcccagcagcagcagcagcagcagcactcaAGCCAGCGGCTCAGTTCCTCAGCCACGACCAGAGCACTGCgagggagcagctgcaggggggcgaactcctcttcctcctccagctgtgcctcctccttcagctcctgtTCCCGCCACACCTCTACCATCTGCTcgccccccagcccccccacaGAGCTCCGTCTTCAGCCCGGTGTTGCAAGACGCCGAGGAGGCTGTTCTCACGAAACTTCGCTGGGCCACCGCCCAGCTTCAGAGTTCGGCATCTCTGGAGGCCAGCATCCAGCTCTGCAGCCTCATCAGCAGCTGTGCCAACTCCCTGCGCAGCCTCAAGGAGCTTAGCCAGTAA